A single window of Cytobacillus dafuensis DNA harbors:
- a CDS encoding UxaA family hydrolase produces the protein MMQEFLGYRRENGEVGVRNHVAVLSAMDNCNGIVKKISSQVRYVLPITVWYGRTQYSDDGDLTYFNSLVGLMQNPNIHSVLVVSLESVSAKKLCTAISEKTGKRALYIAVQEEGNSISAVAKGVEICTNLISIASEVKLEKFDLSYLTIGVECGGSDTSSGLSANPALGKIADIVINAGGKVILSETSEILGAEHILAKRAINDRVKEKLLSIVRNIEMETVKNGINISEINPSPDNKAGGLTTLEEKSLGAIIKGGSSPLQDVIEFGETPKEPGFFVMDTPSPATESMTGLSAGGAQIILFATGKGNIIGSPISPTIKVTGNPNTVEYFGPNIDFDVSSVFLGQQTLDDIIEGLLDFMIKVASGKKTRSEILGDEEIVLKPVPLVI, from the coding sequence ATGATGCAAGAATTTTTAGGCTATCGCCGTGAAAATGGAGAAGTAGGTGTTCGTAATCATGTGGCGGTTTTATCGGCAATGGATAACTGTAATGGAATCGTGAAAAAGATATCTTCACAAGTAAGGTATGTTCTGCCGATTACCGTATGGTATGGACGAACTCAATATAGTGATGATGGTGATTTAACCTATTTCAATTCACTTGTTGGTCTTATGCAAAACCCGAATATACACAGTGTTTTAGTTGTGAGTCTTGAATCTGTATCAGCAAAAAAACTTTGTACTGCTATTAGCGAAAAAACTGGTAAACGCGCTTTATACATCGCGGTTCAAGAAGAAGGGAATAGCATTAGCGCTGTAGCTAAAGGTGTTGAAATTTGTACCAACCTAATTTCTATTGCATCAGAAGTAAAATTAGAAAAGTTTGATTTAAGTTATTTAACGATAGGCGTAGAGTGTGGAGGTTCAGATACGAGCTCAGGTTTATCTGCTAATCCAGCATTAGGCAAGATCGCTGATATAGTAATTAACGCCGGAGGTAAAGTAATTTTATCAGAAACATCAGAAATACTCGGTGCAGAACACATATTAGCAAAAAGAGCGATTAACGATAGAGTTAAAGAAAAATTGCTCTCAATAGTAAGAAACATAGAAATGGAAACAGTCAAAAATGGAATAAACATTTCAGAAATTAACCCGAGCCCTGATAATAAAGCTGGAGGTTTAACAACATTAGAGGAAAAATCATTAGGAGCAATCATTAAAGGGGGATCATCACCTCTTCAGGATGTAATTGAATTTGGCGAAACGCCTAAAGAACCAGGATTTTTTGTCATGGACACTCCTTCACCAGCAACTGAATCAATGACAGGGCTCTCGGCAGGCGGCGCGCAAATAATTTTGTTTGCAACTGGAAAAGGAAATATTATTGGATCACCTATATCACCTACAATAAAAGTTACGGGAAACCCTAATACCGTTGAGTATTTTGGACCGAATATAGATTTTGATGTTAGCTCCGTTTTTTTGGGACAGCAAACCCTTGATGATATTATAGAAGGTTTGCTAGATTTTATGATAAAAGTAGCTTCTGGTAAAAAAACAAGGTCCGAAATATTAGGTGACGAAGAAATTGTCCTAAAGCCAGTACCTTTGGTAATTTAA
- a CDS encoding UxaA family hydrolase: MRKAICLDEKDNVVTAVSTIKSGEQISYSHNQLNNITLTVKDEVPLGFKIAVTDIRENAPVIKYGEVIGKSTEEISKGSIVHTHNLKSIRGSKDAFVEGGC, from the coding sequence TTGAGAAAGGCAATCTGTTTAGATGAAAAAGATAATGTAGTTACTGCAGTATCAACTATAAAATCTGGTGAACAAATTTCATATTCTCATAATCAGTTAAATAATATAACACTTACTGTAAAAGATGAAGTTCCATTAGGATTTAAAATAGCAGTAACTGACATCAGGGAAAATGCACCTGTTATAAAATACGGAGAAGTAATTGGCAAAAGTACAGAAGAAATATCCAAGGGGTCTATCGTGCATACCCATAATCTTAAAAGTATTCGCGGAAGTAAAGATGCCTTTGTAGAAGGGGGCTGCTAG
- a CDS encoding tripartite tricarboxylate transporter substrate binding protein, with protein sequence MNRIFLIVLSIIITTIFLMGCNSEKSNSKGTEDKLNYPKKGVSLVVPFNPGGASDIHTRILEKYFKGEFGQSLTFVYKPGAAGAVGTAHVASMKDEDHTIMAANFPDIVIQPLTVTGNFSIDDFDYISEVTHSPLIFTTSKNSKLKTLEDLIQAAKKSPGKISIAYPPNSVSHLSILDFIDQAGIKVTLVPYKDGAEAKAMIVGEHVDSAIVNLDLMVEELDQITTLAVTTDERNDEIPEIPTFKEQGYEVVSELSRIYVVPKGLSDEKLNRLREGFNTIGENSDYQNDMEKAGQPVTWLTSEELEEKVRKYHDYAKKLVEKHKLNK encoded by the coding sequence ATGAACAGAATTTTTTTAATTGTACTTAGCATTATTATAACTACAATATTTCTTATGGGTTGTAATTCCGAAAAATCTAATTCGAAGGGAACTGAGGATAAACTTAATTATCCAAAGAAAGGTGTATCATTAGTTGTTCCTTTTAATCCAGGTGGGGCAAGTGACATACATACCAGAATTCTTGAAAAGTATTTTAAAGGAGAATTCGGACAATCCTTAACATTTGTTTATAAGCCTGGGGCTGCTGGTGCTGTTGGAACAGCGCATGTAGCTAGCATGAAGGATGAAGATCATACAATTATGGCTGCCAATTTTCCTGATATTGTAATTCAGCCATTAACTGTGACTGGAAATTTCAGTATAGATGATTTTGATTATATTTCAGAGGTCACTCATAGTCCTCTTATTTTCACGACAAGTAAAAATAGTAAATTAAAGACATTAGAGGATCTTATTCAAGCTGCGAAAAAGAGCCCGGGGAAGATTTCAATAGCTTATCCGCCAAATTCAGTTTCACATCTTTCGATTCTTGACTTCATTGATCAGGCCGGAATCAAAGTTACTCTAGTACCGTATAAAGATGGTGCTGAAGCGAAGGCAATGATTGTTGGAGAACATGTAGATTCAGCTATCGTTAATTTAGATTTAATGGTTGAAGAACTAGATCAAATAACTACTTTGGCTGTTACTACAGACGAACGTAATGATGAAATCCCAGAAATCCCTACGTTTAAAGAACAAGGATATGAAGTTGTTTCAGAATTAAGCAGAATCTATGTTGTACCAAAAGGACTTTCAGATGAAAAGTTAAATCGCTTACGAGAAGGCTTTAATACTATAGGCGAAAACTCTGATTATCAAAATGATATGGAAAAAGCAGGCCAGCCTGTAACGTGGCTTACAAGTGAAGAACTAGAAGAAAAGGTTCGTAAGTATCATGATTATGCTAAAAAACTTGTAGAAAAGCACAAATTAAATAAATAA